One stretch of Amycolatopsis sp. NBC_00345 DNA includes these proteins:
- a CDS encoding A24 family peptidase, translating into MEWGLFLLVVAAGTLASTGAGLLVRGAAAPISLRLAAVVAGAGAAIVAWRWQAGGWPGWWLPVTWLVTVLGVPLALADLRHRRLPDVLTLPAYPLLAAGLAGGGLETLTAALTGVLLFGGAHLLVRHFAPGQLGAGDVKLTGILGAVLGAVGWPALAFAAVAASVLSAALAAAGHIHAVTRRPPENPAPKPKPGAGPAHRTTHPPASAVSAAAADESLSTPVPHRTTHPHASVISAAAAEDPPPASAPSCHPTGVPHHRAAQPRTPGRSHRSPRVPHGPALLLATWLCAVFAGPGSGVATS; encoded by the coding sequence ATGGAATGGGGACTGTTCTTGCTGGTCGTAGCGGCCGGCACCCTCGCCTCGACGGGCGCGGGGCTACTGGTGCGTGGAGCCGCCGCGCCGATTTCGCTCAGGCTCGCGGCGGTGGTCGCGGGTGCCGGGGCGGCGATCGTCGCGTGGCGGTGGCAGGCGGGTGGCTGGCCGGGCTGGTGGCTGCCGGTCACCTGGCTCGTCACGGTGCTCGGCGTGCCGCTCGCACTGGCCGACCTCCGCCACCGGCGGCTGCCGGACGTCCTGACCCTGCCCGCGTACCCGCTCCTCGCCGCCGGTCTGGCCGGCGGCGGGCTCGAAACGCTCACCGCCGCCCTCACCGGCGTCCTGCTGTTCGGCGGCGCACACCTGCTGGTCCGCCACTTCGCGCCAGGACAGCTCGGCGCGGGGGATGTGAAGCTGACCGGCATCCTCGGCGCCGTGCTGGGCGCTGTCGGATGGCCCGCGCTCGCCTTCGCCGCCGTGGCCGCCAGTGTGCTGAGCGCCGCCCTCGCCGCTGCCGGTCACATCCACGCCGTGACCCGACGGCCCCCGGAAAACCCCGCACCCAAGCCAAAACCGGGCGCCGGGCCGGCGCACCGGACCACCCACCCGCCTGCCTCGGCAGTCTCTGCCGCAGCGGCCGATGAGTCGCTGTCTACGCCCGTCCCGCACCGGACCACCCACCCGCATGCCTCGGTGATCTCTGCGGCTGCGGCCGAGGACCCGCCACCCGCGTCGGCGCCGAGTTGCCACCCGACCGGCGTGCCCCACCACCGAGCGGCCCAGCCCCGCACCCCGGGCCGCTCCCACCGGTCACCGCGGGTGCCGCACGGTCCGGCGTTGCTGCTGGCCACCTGGCTGTGCGCCGTGTTCGCCGGGCCGGGATCGGGGGTGGCGACGAGCTGA
- a CDS encoding Rieske (2Fe-2S) protein, whose amino-acid sequence MTAELHSRRSVLTTGAAVAGAAVGTVALAACGGGSGASAEAPKPGGKVIALAEVPVGEAKSAKTPDGQDVIVAQPTAGTVACFSAICTHQGCTVNAPKGGELDCPCHGSVFDALTGAVKKGPADKPLPKVNVKVENGQVTTA is encoded by the coding sequence ATGACTGCCGAACTGCACTCACGCCGTTCCGTCCTCACCACCGGGGCCGCCGTGGCCGGTGCCGCCGTGGGCACCGTGGCCCTCGCCGCCTGCGGCGGTGGCTCGGGGGCGAGCGCGGAAGCCCCGAAGCCGGGCGGAAAGGTGATCGCGCTGGCCGAAGTGCCCGTGGGCGAGGCGAAATCCGCCAAGACCCCGGACGGCCAGGACGTGATCGTCGCCCAGCCCACCGCCGGGACCGTCGCCTGCTTCAGCGCCATCTGCACGCACCAGGGCTGCACCGTCAACGCGCCCAAGGGCGGCGAGCTGGACTGCCCGTGCCACGGCTCGGTCTTCGACGCGCTCACCGGCGCGGTGAAGAAGGGGCCCGCGGACAAGCCGTTGCCGAAGGTGAACGTGAAGGTCGAGAACGGACAGGTCACCACCGCCTGA
- a CDS encoding shikimate kinase, whose product MSPRAVVVGPPGSGKSTVGPLLADALGVVFRDTDDDIVARAGRSISDIFAEDGEPAFRVLEAEAVATALAEHDGVLSLGGGAPLTPATRALLAEHTVVFLNVGLAAGVQRAGLSTARPLLAGVNPRATFKTLLDARLPVYREVATVEIDTDTRTPAEVVAATTAALAGVQELQE is encoded by the coding sequence GTGAGCCCCCGCGCGGTGGTCGTCGGCCCGCCCGGCTCGGGCAAGAGCACGGTCGGCCCACTGCTCGCCGACGCGCTCGGTGTGGTGTTCCGCGACACCGACGACGACATCGTCGCGCGGGCCGGACGGTCCATTTCGGACATCTTCGCCGAGGACGGCGAGCCGGCGTTCCGGGTGCTCGAAGCCGAGGCCGTCGCCACCGCGCTGGCGGAGCACGACGGCGTGCTGTCGCTCGGCGGCGGCGCCCCGCTCACGCCGGCGACCCGCGCGCTGCTGGCGGAGCACACGGTGGTGTTCCTGAACGTCGGCCTGGCCGCCGGCGTCCAGCGCGCCGGCCTGTCCACGGCCCGGCCGCTGCTCGCGGGCGTGAACCCGCGCGCCACCTTCAAGACCCTGCTCGACGCGCGCCTGCCGGTTTACCGGGAGGTCGCGACCGTCGAGATCGACACCGACACGCGGACGCCCGCCGAGGTGGTGGCGGCCACGACCGCCGCGCTCGCCGGCGTCCAGGAGCTTCAGGAGTAG
- the aroC gene encoding chorismate synthase produces MLRWITAGESHGPALAAVLEGLPAGVAVTTDDLTAQLARRRLGFGRSPRMGFETDNVQFLGGVRHGLSQGGPIAVQIENAEWPKWEQVMAADPVDPEVLAGLARNEPLTRPRPGHADLPGMQKYGFDEARPVLERASARETASRTALGTVARNFLRQLLGVEVLSHVVSIGGADAPEGPLPQPGDLAAVDESPVRAFSAAGTEAMVAEVDAVRKAGDTVGGVIEVIAYGLPPGLGSHVHWDRRLDARLAGALMGVQAMKGVEVGDGFTTARRWGSQAHDEIDRGTGPVGVTRRSNRAGGLEGGITNGEPLRVRVAMKPISTVPKALSTVDVRTGEPAVAIHQRSDVCAVPRAGVVLESVVALVLADAALEKFGGDSLAESKRNAEGYLKALEERW; encoded by the coding sequence GTGTTGCGCTGGATCACCGCAGGAGAATCACACGGACCCGCCCTCGCCGCTGTGCTCGAGGGCCTGCCCGCCGGAGTGGCGGTGACCACCGATGACCTCACCGCGCAGCTCGCGCGGCGGCGGCTCGGATTCGGCCGCAGCCCGCGGATGGGCTTCGAGACCGACAACGTGCAGTTCCTCGGCGGCGTCCGCCACGGGCTGTCGCAGGGCGGCCCCATCGCGGTGCAGATCGAGAACGCCGAGTGGCCCAAGTGGGAGCAGGTCATGGCGGCCGACCCCGTGGACCCCGAGGTGCTCGCCGGCCTGGCGCGCAACGAGCCGCTGACCCGGCCCCGGCCCGGGCACGCCGACCTGCCCGGCATGCAGAAGTACGGCTTCGACGAGGCGCGACCCGTCCTCGAACGCGCGAGCGCCCGCGAGACCGCTTCGCGCACGGCGCTGGGCACGGTGGCGCGGAACTTCCTGCGCCAGCTGCTGGGCGTCGAGGTGCTGAGCCACGTCGTGTCCATCGGTGGCGCGGACGCGCCCGAAGGGCCGCTGCCGCAGCCGGGCGACCTCGCCGCCGTGGACGAGAGCCCCGTGCGGGCGTTCTCGGCCGCGGGCACCGAGGCCATGGTCGCCGAGGTGGACGCTGTCCGCAAAGCCGGCGACACCGTCGGCGGCGTGATCGAGGTGATCGCCTACGGGCTGCCGCCGGGCCTCGGCTCGCACGTGCACTGGGACCGCAGGCTCGACGCCCGCCTCGCCGGCGCGCTGATGGGCGTGCAGGCCATGAAGGGCGTCGAGGTCGGCGACGGCTTCACCACCGCCCGCCGCTGGGGCAGCCAGGCGCACGACGAGATCGACCGCGGCACCGGCCCGGTCGGCGTCACCCGCCGGTCCAACCGCGCGGGTGGGCTGGAGGGCGGCATCACCAACGGCGAGCCGCTGCGCGTGCGCGTCGCGATGAAGCCGATCTCCACCGTGCCGAAGGCGCTGTCCACTGTGGACGTCCGGACGGGCGAGCCCGCCGTCGCCATCCACCAGCGCTCCGACGTGTGCGCCGTGCCCCGCGCGGGTGTGGTGCTGGAGTCGGTGGTCGCGCTGGTGCTGGCCGACGCCGCGCTGGAGAAGTTCGGCGGCGACTCGCTGGCCGAGAGCAAGCGCAACGCCGAGGGCTACCTGAAGGCGCTCGAGGAGCGCTGGTGA
- a CDS encoding PTS sugar transporter subunit IIA: MSLRILSPVAGKVVAITEVPDPVFAEAMVGPGIAVVPSGGRSDAVSPVDGTVVTLHPHAYVVATEDGRAVLVHLGIDTVKEKGEGFTLHVVKGEAVRAGQPVVGWDPEAVAAAGYSPIVPVVGLDAPAEVLADLEPGREVAAGDPLFTWSD, from the coding sequence GTGAGCCTGCGGATCCTGAGCCCCGTCGCCGGGAAGGTCGTCGCGATCACCGAGGTGCCGGACCCGGTGTTCGCCGAGGCCATGGTCGGCCCCGGCATCGCCGTGGTGCCGAGCGGCGGTCGCTCCGACGCCGTCTCGCCGGTCGACGGCACCGTCGTGACGCTGCACCCGCACGCGTACGTGGTGGCCACCGAGGACGGCCGCGCCGTGCTCGTCCACCTGGGCATCGACACGGTGAAGGAGAAGGGCGAGGGCTTCACCCTCCACGTGGTGAAGGGCGAGGCGGTGCGCGCCGGGCAGCCGGTGGTGGGCTGGGACCCGGAGGCCGTCGCGGCCGCCGGCTACTCGCCGATCGTGCCGGTGGTCGGGCTGGACGCGCCGGCCGAGGTGCTCGCGGACCTGGAGCCCGGGCGCGAGGTCGCCGCCGGCGACCCGCTGTTCACCTGGAGCGACTGA